From a region of the Theobroma cacao cultivar B97-61/B2 chromosome 8, Criollo_cocoa_genome_V2, whole genome shotgun sequence genome:
- the LOC18591660 gene encoding dehydrin COR47, which produces MAEEHHSKAPECESNVAGEGAVETKDRGLFDFLGKKEEKKPQEEVVIATEFDEKVKIEETKVEEEHKKEAGEEKKHSLLEKLHRSDSSSSSSSDEEEGEGEEKKKKKKKEKKEKKGLKEKIEEKLGGEKKEEEMKHEDTSVPVEKCAEPVVQAEPEKKGFLEKIKEKLPGQYKKAEEVPPPPPPPPAECVAAEPHEGAEAKEKKGILEKIKEKLPGYHSKTEEEKEKEKESASH; this is translated from the exons ATGGCTGAGGAGCATCACAGCAAAGCCCCTGAGTGCGAGAGCAACGTTGCTGGCGAGGGAGCTGTAGAGACCAAGGACCGAGGGTTGTTCGATTTCTTGGGGAAGAAAGAGGAGAAGAAGCCCCAAGAGGAGGTGGTGATCGCCACCGAATTTGATGAGAAGGTTAAGATAGAAGAGACAAAGGTAGAGGAGGAGCACAAGAAGGAAGCAGGAGAGGAGAAGAAACACAGTCTCCTGGAGAAGCTTCACCGATCGGATAGCAGCTCTAGCTCT TCCAGCGACGAGGAGGAAGGTGAAggagaagagaagaagaagaagaagaagaaggaaaagaaggagaagaaaggaCTGAAAGAAAAGATCGAGGAGAAGTTGggaggagaaaagaaagaagaggagATGAAGCACGAGGACACCTCAGTCCCAGTGGAAAAGTGTGCTGAGCCAGTAGTCCAAGCAGAGCCAGAAAAGAAAGGTTTCCTTGAGAAGATCAAAGAGAAACTCCCTGGACAGTACAAGAAAGCTGAAGAGGTCCCCCCTCCTCCTCCTCCACCCCCAGCTGAGTGTGTCGCCGCTGAGCCCCATGAAGGCGCCGaggcaaaggaaaagaagggaattttggagaaaatcaAGGAGAAGCTTCCTGGTTACCACTCCAAGAcagaggaagagaaagagaaagaaaaggagagtGCTTCCCATTAA
- the LOC18591656 gene encoding cytoplasmic tRNA 2-thiolation protein 1 isoform X1, translating into MEADAMPKKSGPRLCCICNQRRAVLKRPKTLEQICRECFYEVFEEEIHQVIVENQLFKPGERIAIGASGGKDSTVLAYVLSELNRRHNYGLDLFLLSVDEGITGYRDDSLETVKRNELQYGLPLKIVSYKDLYGWTMDEIVKMIGLKNNCTFCGVFRRQALDRGAALLKVDKVATGHNADDIAETVLLNILRGDIARLSRCTSITTGEDGPIPRCKPFKYTYEKEIVMYAYFKKLDYFSTECIYSPNAYRGFAREFIKDLERIRPRAILDIITSGENFRISTSTKMPEQGTCERCGYISSQKWCKACVLLEGLNRGLPKLGIGRSRGLNNDIKKDTKQGGGTKSIESKQCGSLDF; encoded by the exons ATGGAAGCCGACGCAATGCCAAAGAAATCTGGACCTCGACTTTGTTGCATTTGTAACCAGCGAAGAGCTGTCCTCAAAAGGCCCAAAACCCTAGAGCAG ATATGCAGGGAGTGTTTTTACGAGGTGTTTGAGGAGGAAATTCACCAGGTAATTGTGGAGAACCAGCTGTTCAAGCCCGGCGAGCGTATTGCTATTGGCGCCTCTGGAGGGAAAG ATTCGACAGTCCTTGCTTACGTGTTATCAGAACTGAATCGACGACATAATTATGGCCttgatctttttcttttgtctgtTGATGAGGGCATTACGGGGTACAGGGATGACTCACTTGAAACCGTCAAAAGGAATGAACTTCAG TACGGGCTGCCTCTAAAAATTGTGTCTTACAAGGATTTGTATGGATGGACAATGGATGAAATAGTAAAGATGATTGgcttaaaaaataattgcaCGTTTTGTGGGGTTTTTCGCCGCCAG GCCCTTGATCGAGGTGCTGCATTGCTGAAAGTTGACAAAGTTGCTACTGGACATAATGCAGATGATATTGCTGAAACTGTCCTGTTGAACATATTACGAGGTGATATTGCTAG ATTGAGTAGATGCACTTCAATTACTACTGGTGAAGATGGACCTATTCCAAGATGCAAACCTTTTAAGTATACATATGAGAAGGAGATCGTGAT GTATGCTTATTTCAAGAAGCTAGACTACTTCTCCACTgaat GTATTTATTCTCCAAATGCATATCGTGGTTTTGCTCGTGAGTTCATAAAAGATTTGGAGAGAATCAG GCCTAGGGCTATACTTGACATCATTACATCAGGggagaattttagaatttccACTTCCACCAAAATGCCAGAGCAGGGAACCTGTGAACGATGTGGTTATATTTCCAGCCAG AAATGGTGTAAAGCTTGTGTCTTGTTGGAGGGGCTGAATCGGGGTTTGCCAAAGCTTGGCATCGGTCGTAGTCGAGGCCTAAACAATGACATTAAGAAAGATACAAAGCAAGGTGGTGGAACAAAAAGTATTGAGAGCAAGCAATGTGGAAGTTTGGACTTCTGA
- the LOC18591656 gene encoding cytoplasmic tRNA 2-thiolation protein 1 isoform X2, producing MEADAMPKKSGPRLCCICNQRRAVLKRPKTLEQICRECFYEVFEEEIHQVIVENQLFKPGERIAIGASGGKDSTVLAYVLSELNRRHNYGLDLFLLSVDEGITGYRDDSLETVKRNELQYGLPLKIVSYKDLYGWTMDEIVKMIGLKNNCTFCGVFRRQALDRGAALLKVDKVATGHNADDIAETVLLNILRGDIARLSRCTSITTGEDGPIPRCKPFKYTYEKEIFLISLSCQNLNKISTYAYFKKLDYFSTECIYSPNAYRGFAREFIKDLERIRPRAILDIITSGENFRISTSTKMPEQGTCERCGYISSQKWCKACVLLEGLNRGLPKLGIGRSRGLNNDIKKDTKQGGGTKSIESKQCGSLDF from the exons ATGGAAGCCGACGCAATGCCAAAGAAATCTGGACCTCGACTTTGTTGCATTTGTAACCAGCGAAGAGCTGTCCTCAAAAGGCCCAAAACCCTAGAGCAG ATATGCAGGGAGTGTTTTTACGAGGTGTTTGAGGAGGAAATTCACCAGGTAATTGTGGAGAACCAGCTGTTCAAGCCCGGCGAGCGTATTGCTATTGGCGCCTCTGGAGGGAAAG ATTCGACAGTCCTTGCTTACGTGTTATCAGAACTGAATCGACGACATAATTATGGCCttgatctttttcttttgtctgtTGATGAGGGCATTACGGGGTACAGGGATGACTCACTTGAAACCGTCAAAAGGAATGAACTTCAG TACGGGCTGCCTCTAAAAATTGTGTCTTACAAGGATTTGTATGGATGGACAATGGATGAAATAGTAAAGATGATTGgcttaaaaaataattgcaCGTTTTGTGGGGTTTTTCGCCGCCAG GCCCTTGATCGAGGTGCTGCATTGCTGAAAGTTGACAAAGTTGCTACTGGACATAATGCAGATGATATTGCTGAAACTGTCCTGTTGAACATATTACGAGGTGATATTGCTAG ATTGAGTAGATGCACTTCAATTACTACTGGTGAAGATGGACCTATTCCAAGATGCAAACCTTTTAAGTATACATATGAGAAGGAGATC tttctcattTCACTTAGTTGCCAAAACCTTAACAAGATATCCACGTATGCTTATTTCAAGAAGCTAGACTACTTCTCCACTgaat GTATTTATTCTCCAAATGCATATCGTGGTTTTGCTCGTGAGTTCATAAAAGATTTGGAGAGAATCAG GCCTAGGGCTATACTTGACATCATTACATCAGGggagaattttagaatttccACTTCCACCAAAATGCCAGAGCAGGGAACCTGTGAACGATGTGGTTATATTTCCAGCCAG AAATGGTGTAAAGCTTGTGTCTTGTTGGAGGGGCTGAATCGGGGTTTGCCAAAGCTTGGCATCGGTCGTAGTCGAGGCCTAAACAATGACATTAAGAAAGATACAAAGCAAGGTGGTGGAACAAAAAGTATTGAGAGCAAGCAATGTGGAAGTTTGGACTTCTGA
- the LOC18591657 gene encoding large proline-rich protein BAG6 isoform X1 — protein MADQHSNEGSSTGNVSGESSDSFVELKIKTLDSQIFSFHVDKSTPVLLFKEKIANEIGVPVGQQRLIFRGKVLKDEHLLSEYHVENGHTLHLVERQPAQSQPSSDTSSGETNGNNANQGNDASAGIPRNRVGQISHSVVLGTFNVGDQGEGIVPDLTRVIGAVLNSFGVGGQPTTNGINSTQSSTSASQGNETDGAPSGGQNQAGNQTQSAQSFPGQTFQFSPQVMPISLTPAAMPVPSLNSPIPDALNTLSEFMNHMEAHSPNGYQLHSSTTNRGDQPRVELPSDARGLPTPEALSIVMRHAERLLSSHAIAALSHIAERLEQERNSPDPTVRGQIQTESMQVGLAMQHLGALLLELGRTILTLRMGHSPAESSVNAGPAVYISPSGPNPIMVQPFPLQTSSLFSGSHSPSNPPTLGPVGVGTAPRHINIHIHAGTALAPIISAVGNRTSNGEGVQGERGNNAGSGSMRVLPVRNVLAAAVPARPTGAVSSAAQSAPTDSSISSIVAEVNSRLRNFVSNMQGGNQVASGNGQPGNVAVSGAGDSNVALPADILQTEERKSQPQHAEGSNNIMESGVRSKDVSTGTVECPPSSSGELLVKSEDPSGSVLRSSEDNAKAVPLGLGLGGLERKKRIKQTKSPVSTGDSGTTSSSLDQNLSVRTTGQQILQSLVSRSSSVNRVEHDASPSNPGVQSSRLSGGQGSDDQLDAANAVSQVLQSPALNGLLAGVSEQTGVGSPDVFRNMLQQLTQSPQIMNTVGQLAQQVDSQDIGNMFSGLGGGQGGGIDLSRMVQQMMPIVSQALSRGASAPPPFPAVEPQSQGQLDGRKSSAADKPCDRDFQDDIQQMAQRIEQSNSPGDVFHTVAENAVRVYGNGRNAEELLNELCGDEGLAKEYTEMLQRDVHQRFQDKSEEDKS, from the exons ATGGCAGATCAGCACTCTAATGAAGGTTCGAGTACGGGCAATGTCTCCGGGGAATCTTCAGATTCATTTGTAGAGCTTAAGATCAAGACTCTGGATTCACAGATTTTTAGTTTCCATGTTGACAAAAGT ACACCAGTTTTGTTGTTCAAGGAGAAAATAGCTAATGAAATTGGCGTTCCAGTTGGTCAGCAACGGCTGATTTTCAGGGGGAAGGTCTTAAAGGATGAACATCTCCTTTCAGAATATC ATGTTGAGAATGGGCACACATTGCACTTAGTTGAAAGGCAGCCAGCCCAATCACAGCCTTCATCTGATACAAGTTCAGGAGAGACAAATGGAAATAACGCTAATCAAG GAAATGATGCTAGTGCAGGCATTCCTCGTAATCGAGTTGGGCAAATTTCGCACAGTGTGGTTCTTGGGACCTTTAATGTTGGAGATCAAGGTGAAGGCATAGTTCCAGACCTTACTCGG GTTATTGGGGCAGTTCTAAATTCTTTTGGTGTTGGAGGTCAGCCTACTACTAATGGTATCAACAGTACACAATCTTCAACATCT GCTTCTCAAGGAAATGAAACAGATGGAGCACCTAGTGGTGGTCAGAACCAAGCAGGAAATCAGACACAGTCTGCTCAATCATTTCCTGGtcaaacatttcaattttctccTCAAGTTATGCCAATTTCTTTGACTCCGGCAGCAATGCCTGTTCCTTCACTTAATTCG cCAATTCCTGATGCTTTAAATACTCTCTCTGAGTTTATGAACCACATGGAGGCACATTCCCCAAATG GCTATCAGCTGCACTCTTCTACAACTAATAGAGGAGACCAACCTAGGGTAGAATTACCGTCTGATGCACGGGGCTTGCCAACACCTGAAGCATTGAGCATTGTGATGCGACATGCAGAACGGCTTCTCAGCAGTCATGCTATTGCTGCATTGTCT CATATTGCAGAACGTTTGGAGCAAGAGAGGAATTCTCCCGATCCTACGGTAAGGGGGCAAATTCAAACAGAATCAATGCAAGTAGGCCTTGCAATGCAGCATTTAGGTGCCCTTCTTTTAGAGCTTGGTCGAACCATTTTGACGCTGCGTATGGGACATTCTCCT GCAGAATCTTCAGTCAATGCTGGACCAGCAGTTTATATATCTCCTTCAGGGCCAAATCCTATAATGGTTCAG CCTTTTCCCCTTCAAACCAGCTCCCTCTTCAGTGGTTCTCATTCTCCATCAAATCCTCCGACTCTAGGTCCTGTTGGTGTTGGAACTGCTCCAAGGCACATCAACATCCATATACATGCTG GCACTGCACTGGCACCCATCATTTCTGCAGTTGGTAACAGAACAAGCAATGGGGAAGGAGTGCAAGGAGAACGTGGTAATAATGCTGGTTCTGGTTCAATGCGGGTTCTTCCTGTGCGAAATGTTCTTGCTGCTGCTGTCCCAGCACGTCCTACTGGTGCAGTGTCCAGTGCAGCACAATCTGCACCAACTGACTCGTCAATATCCTCTATTGTTGCTGAAGTCAATTCGCGACTTAGAAACTTTGTTAGTAACATGCAAGGAGGAAACCAGGTTGCATCAG GTAATGGACAGCCCGGTAATGTTGCTGTTAGTGGAGCTGGGGATTCTAATGTTGCATTACCAGCAGACATTCTTCAAACTGAAGAACGGAAG TCACAACCTCAACATGCTGAAGGAAGTAACAATATTATGGAGAGTGGTGTGCGTTCAAAGGATGTATCAACTGGCACAGTGGAATGCCCTCCAAGTTCAAGTGGAGAACTCTTGGTAAAGTCAGAAGACCCTTCAGGAAGTGTTCTGAGATCCAGTGAGGATAATGCCAAAGCTGTTCCACTTGGATTGGGGTTGGGGGGTTTGGAACGTAAG AAGCGAATCAAGCAGACAAAATCACCTGTTAGTACTGGTGATAGTGGAACAACTAGTTCTTCTCTTGATCAGAACTTGAGTGTTAGAACAACTGGCCAACAGATTTTGCAATCACTTGTATCTCGGAGCTCTTCTGTGAATAGGGTGGAACATGATGCGTCCCCAAGTAATCCAGGTGTTCAGAGTAGTAGATTGTCAGGAGGGCAAGGTTCTGATGATCAATTAGATGCTGCTAATGCTGTCTCTCAAGTTCTTCAAAGCCCTgcattaaatggcttattggCCGGGGTTTCAGAGCAGACTGGTGTTGGTTCACCAGATGTTTTTAGGAATATGTTGCAGCAACTCACTCAAAGCCCCCAAATCATGAACACTGTCGGTCAACTAGCTCAGCAGGTTGATAGCCAGGATATTGGGAACATGTTTTCAGGATTAGGAGGAGGCCAAGGTGGTGGAATTGATCTGTCACGGATGGTACAACAAATGATGCCTATCGTTTCTCAGGCTCTTAGTCGCGGGGCATCTGCACCTCCACCATTTCCTGCTGTAGAACCTCAATCGCAGGGCCAGCTTGATGGGAGGAAGTCAAGTGCAGCTGACAAACCTTGTGATCGTGATTTTcag GATGATATTCAACAAATGGCTCAGAGGATTGAACAATCGAATTCCCCTGGCGATGTCTTCCACACTGTTGCTGAAAATGCAGTTCGGGTATATGGCAATGGAAGGAATGCTGAAGAACTTCTGAATGAGTTGTGTGGTGATGAGGGTCTTGCCAAG GAATACACAGAGATGCTACAGCGGGACGTACATCAAAGATTTCAGGACAAATCTGAGGAGGACAAGAGCTAA
- the LOC18591661 gene encoding uncharacterized protein LOC18591661 isoform X2: MITRSNLAEQLREYQIRSKHDWASVSFFSSTSNFPSSRVDVVVFVIWELIILAFLVFSAVSLYFRHMQLGFILVCITMLLLLCMKITKQVRLARKKKRRMLLPLSM; encoded by the exons ATGATAACGCGATCGAATTTAGCAGAGCAATTGAGAGAGTATCAGATTCGATCTAAGCACGATTGGGCCTCCGTTTCGTTTTTCTCATCAACGTCTAATTTCCCATCTTCTAG GGTGGATGTTGTGGTCTTCGTTATATGGGAACTCATTATTTTAGCTTTCCTGGTTTTTTCAGCtgtttctttatattttaggCATATGCAACTTGGCTTCATCCTAGTATGCATCACAATGTTATTGCTTCTCTGCATGAAAATCACAAAGCAAGTGAGATTGgctaggaaaaagaaaagaaggatgCTTCTTCCATTATCTATGTAG
- the LOC18591658 gene encoding alcohol dehydrogenase-like 7, translating to MDNEKLSSKTAGKPIRCKAAVSREPGEPLVIEEIMVAPPSPYEVRIRIICTSLCHSDIIFWKLKVPPACFPRILGHEAVGVVESVGENVDEVAEGDVVIPTFLSDCGECADCRSEKSNLCSKFPFRVHPWMPRYDASRFTDLKGEALYHFLFVSSFSEYTVVDITHVVKIDPAIPPNRACLFGCCVSTGVGAACKTANVEAGSTVAIFGLGSIGLAVAKGARLCGAKRIIGVDINPEKFEIGKIFGVTEFINSKDCGNKSLSQVIIEMTGGGADYCFECVGLGSLVQEAYASCRKGWGKTIVMGVDKPGAQLNFSSFDVLHSGKVLTGSLFGGVKAKSDLPVLIKRYMDKELQLDEFVTHEVKFEDINKAFELLIEGKCIRCVIWMDK from the exons ATGGATAACGAGAAATTGTCAAGCAAAACCGCTGGGAAACCAATTCGGTGCAAAG CTGCGGTTTCGCGCGAGCCAGGGGAGCCTCTAGTGATCGAGGAAATCATGGTGGCCCCTCCGAGTCCCTACGAAGTACGGATTCGGATAATCTGCACCTCTCTCTGTCACAGCGACATCATCTTTTGGAAACTGAAG GTGCCTCCTGCTTGTTTCCCCAGAATTCTGGGCCACGAGGCCGTCGG GGTGGTGGAGAGTGTCGGTGAGAATGTAGACGAGGTAGCGGAAGGAGATGTTGTCATCCCAACGTTCCTGTCAGATTGTGGAGAATGTGCAGATTGCCGTTCAGAGAAGAGCAACTTATGTTCAAAATTCCCGTTTAGGGTCCACCCCTGGATGCCTAGATATGACGCCAGCAGATTCACTGATCTTAAGGGAGAGGCTTTATATCATTTTCTATTCGTTTCGAGTTTCAGCGAGTACACGGTAGTAGATATCACCCATGTAGTGAAGATTGATCCTGCAATCCCTCCAAACAGGGCATGCCTCTTTGGCTGTTGTGTATCTACAG GGGTTGGTGCTGCTTGCAAAACGGCAAATGTTGAGGCAGGATCAACTGTTGCTATTTTTGGGCTGGGATCAATCGGATTAGCG GTTGCAAAGGGAGCAAGACTATGTGGTGCAAAAAGAATTATAGGAGTGGATATAAACCcagagaaatttgaaattg GGAAAATTTTTGGAGTCACTGAGTTTATCAATTCAAAAGACTGTGGGAACAAATCTCTGAGCCAG GTAATCATTGAGATGACCGGAGGAGGTGCTGATTATTGCTTTGAATGTGTTGGTTTGGGATCCTTGGTACAAGAAGCCTATGCAAGCTGCCGTAAG GGTTGGGGCAAGACGATTGTTATGGGAGTGGACAAGCCAGGTGCACAGTTGAACTTCAGTTCTTTTGACGTCCTTCATTCTGGGAAAGTCCTCACTGGATCCTTATTTGGAGGAGTCAAAGCCAAATCCGACCTTCCAGTTCTGATAAAGCGTTACATGGACAAG GAATTGCAGCTGGACGAGTTTGTCACTCATGAGGTGAAATTTGAAGACATCAACAAAGCCTTTGAATTACTTATAGAAGGGAAGTGCATCCGCTGTGTGATATGGATGGATAAATGA
- the LOC18591661 gene encoding uncharacterized protein LOC18591661 isoform X1 encodes MLSLPFFLAPIRILLCKFSIFNDFLTSEAKQSRKARGRERRREAMITRSNLAEQLREYQIRSKHDWASVSFFSSTSNFPSSRVDVVVFVIWELIILAFLVFSAVSLYFRHMQLGFILVCITMLLLLCMKITKQVRLARKKKRRMLLPLSM; translated from the exons ATGCTCTCCCTTCCCTTTTTTCTAGCTCCAATTCGTATCTTGCTctgcaaattttcaatttttaacgattttttgaCCTCTGAAGCCAAACAAAGCAGAAAGGCGAGAGGCAGGGAAAGGAGGAGGGAAGCGATGATAACGCGATCGAATTTAGCAGAGCAATTGAGAGAGTATCAGATTCGATCTAAGCACGATTGGGCCTCCGTTTCGTTTTTCTCATCAACGTCTAATTTCCCATCTTCTAG GGTGGATGTTGTGGTCTTCGTTATATGGGAACTCATTATTTTAGCTTTCCTGGTTTTTTCAGCtgtttctttatattttaggCATATGCAACTTGGCTTCATCCTAGTATGCATCACAATGTTATTGCTTCTCTGCATGAAAATCACAAAGCAAGTGAGATTGgctaggaaaaagaaaagaaggatgCTTCTTCCATTATCTATGTAG
- the LOC18591655 gene encoding uncharacterized protein LOC18591655 — protein MASPAPPDSATTGRNAGKSLGFISNAMKHRHNFIQFFAMTGILLLSVRSLGQKYRIHDLQEDTAALKQEQESLTDRMKNIKRGLLHEASLEPTGLFASRLRLLFGDDN, from the coding sequence ATGGCTTCGCCGGCACCGCCGGACTCGGCCACCACCGGCCGAAACGCTGGAAAGTCGCTCGGGTTTATCTCAAACGCAATGAAACACAGACACAACTTCATTCAGTTCTTCGCAATGACCGGGATTTTGCTGCTGAGCGTCCGATCGTTGGGCCAGAAGTACCGCATCCACGATCTCCAAGAGGACACCGCCGCTCTCAAGCAAGAGCAAGAATCTCTCACTGACCGCATGAAGAACATAAAACGTGGACTCCTCCACGAGGCCTCTCTCGAGCCCACTGGTCTCTTCGCCTCTCGCCTCCGCCTCCTCTTCGGCGACGATAATTAG
- the LOC18591657 gene encoding large proline-rich protein BAG6 isoform X2: MADQHSNEGSSTGNVSGESSDSFVELKIKTLDSQIFSFHVDKSTPVLLFKEKIANEIGVPVGQQRLIFRGKVLKDEHLLSEYHVENGHTLHLVERQPAQSQPSSDTSSGETNGNNANQGNDASAGIPRNRVGQISHSVVLGTFNVGDQGEGIVPDLTRVIGAVLNSFGVGGQPTTNGINSTQSSTSASQGNETDGAPSGGQNQAGNQTQSAQSFPGQTFQFSPQVMPISLTPAAMPVPSLNSPIPDALNTLSEFMNHMEAHSPNGYQLHSSTTNRGDQPRVELPSDARGLPTPEALSIVMRHAERLLSSHAIAALSHIAERLEQERNSPDPTVRGQIQTESMQVGLAMQHLGALLLELGRTILTLRMGHSPAESSVNAGPAVYISPSGPNPIMVQPFPLQTSSLFSGSHSPSNPPTLGPVGVGTAPRHINIHIHAGTALAPIISAVGNRTSNGEGVQGERGNNAGSGSMRVLPVRNVLAAAVPARPTGAVSSAAQSAPTDSSISSIVAEVNSRLRNFVSNMQGGNQVASGNGQPGNVAVSGAGDSNVALPADILQTEERKSQPQHAEGSNNIMESGVRSKDVSTGTVECPPSSSGELLVKSEDPSGSVLRSSEDNAKAVPLGLGLGGLERKRIKQTKSPVSTGDSGTTSSSLDQNLSVRTTGQQILQSLVSRSSSVNRVEHDASPSNPGVQSSRLSGGQGSDDQLDAANAVSQVLQSPALNGLLAGVSEQTGVGSPDVFRNMLQQLTQSPQIMNTVGQLAQQVDSQDIGNMFSGLGGGQGGGIDLSRMVQQMMPIVSQALSRGASAPPPFPAVEPQSQGQLDGRKSSAADKPCDRDFQDDIQQMAQRIEQSNSPGDVFHTVAENAVRVYGNGRNAEELLNELCGDEGLAKEYTEMLQRDVHQRFQDKSEEDKS; this comes from the exons ATGGCAGATCAGCACTCTAATGAAGGTTCGAGTACGGGCAATGTCTCCGGGGAATCTTCAGATTCATTTGTAGAGCTTAAGATCAAGACTCTGGATTCACAGATTTTTAGTTTCCATGTTGACAAAAGT ACACCAGTTTTGTTGTTCAAGGAGAAAATAGCTAATGAAATTGGCGTTCCAGTTGGTCAGCAACGGCTGATTTTCAGGGGGAAGGTCTTAAAGGATGAACATCTCCTTTCAGAATATC ATGTTGAGAATGGGCACACATTGCACTTAGTTGAAAGGCAGCCAGCCCAATCACAGCCTTCATCTGATACAAGTTCAGGAGAGACAAATGGAAATAACGCTAATCAAG GAAATGATGCTAGTGCAGGCATTCCTCGTAATCGAGTTGGGCAAATTTCGCACAGTGTGGTTCTTGGGACCTTTAATGTTGGAGATCAAGGTGAAGGCATAGTTCCAGACCTTACTCGG GTTATTGGGGCAGTTCTAAATTCTTTTGGTGTTGGAGGTCAGCCTACTACTAATGGTATCAACAGTACACAATCTTCAACATCT GCTTCTCAAGGAAATGAAACAGATGGAGCACCTAGTGGTGGTCAGAACCAAGCAGGAAATCAGACACAGTCTGCTCAATCATTTCCTGGtcaaacatttcaattttctccTCAAGTTATGCCAATTTCTTTGACTCCGGCAGCAATGCCTGTTCCTTCACTTAATTCG cCAATTCCTGATGCTTTAAATACTCTCTCTGAGTTTATGAACCACATGGAGGCACATTCCCCAAATG GCTATCAGCTGCACTCTTCTACAACTAATAGAGGAGACCAACCTAGGGTAGAATTACCGTCTGATGCACGGGGCTTGCCAACACCTGAAGCATTGAGCATTGTGATGCGACATGCAGAACGGCTTCTCAGCAGTCATGCTATTGCTGCATTGTCT CATATTGCAGAACGTTTGGAGCAAGAGAGGAATTCTCCCGATCCTACGGTAAGGGGGCAAATTCAAACAGAATCAATGCAAGTAGGCCTTGCAATGCAGCATTTAGGTGCCCTTCTTTTAGAGCTTGGTCGAACCATTTTGACGCTGCGTATGGGACATTCTCCT GCAGAATCTTCAGTCAATGCTGGACCAGCAGTTTATATATCTCCTTCAGGGCCAAATCCTATAATGGTTCAG CCTTTTCCCCTTCAAACCAGCTCCCTCTTCAGTGGTTCTCATTCTCCATCAAATCCTCCGACTCTAGGTCCTGTTGGTGTTGGAACTGCTCCAAGGCACATCAACATCCATATACATGCTG GCACTGCACTGGCACCCATCATTTCTGCAGTTGGTAACAGAACAAGCAATGGGGAAGGAGTGCAAGGAGAACGTGGTAATAATGCTGGTTCTGGTTCAATGCGGGTTCTTCCTGTGCGAAATGTTCTTGCTGCTGCTGTCCCAGCACGTCCTACTGGTGCAGTGTCCAGTGCAGCACAATCTGCACCAACTGACTCGTCAATATCCTCTATTGTTGCTGAAGTCAATTCGCGACTTAGAAACTTTGTTAGTAACATGCAAGGAGGAAACCAGGTTGCATCAG GTAATGGACAGCCCGGTAATGTTGCTGTTAGTGGAGCTGGGGATTCTAATGTTGCATTACCAGCAGACATTCTTCAAACTGAAGAACGGAAG TCACAACCTCAACATGCTGAAGGAAGTAACAATATTATGGAGAGTGGTGTGCGTTCAAAGGATGTATCAACTGGCACAGTGGAATGCCCTCCAAGTTCAAGTGGAGAACTCTTGGTAAAGTCAGAAGACCCTTCAGGAAGTGTTCTGAGATCCAGTGAGGATAATGCCAAAGCTGTTCCACTTGGATTGGGGTTGGGGGGTTTGGAACGTAAG CGAATCAAGCAGACAAAATCACCTGTTAGTACTGGTGATAGTGGAACAACTAGTTCTTCTCTTGATCAGAACTTGAGTGTTAGAACAACTGGCCAACAGATTTTGCAATCACTTGTATCTCGGAGCTCTTCTGTGAATAGGGTGGAACATGATGCGTCCCCAAGTAATCCAGGTGTTCAGAGTAGTAGATTGTCAGGAGGGCAAGGTTCTGATGATCAATTAGATGCTGCTAATGCTGTCTCTCAAGTTCTTCAAAGCCCTgcattaaatggcttattggCCGGGGTTTCAGAGCAGACTGGTGTTGGTTCACCAGATGTTTTTAGGAATATGTTGCAGCAACTCACTCAAAGCCCCCAAATCATGAACACTGTCGGTCAACTAGCTCAGCAGGTTGATAGCCAGGATATTGGGAACATGTTTTCAGGATTAGGAGGAGGCCAAGGTGGTGGAATTGATCTGTCACGGATGGTACAACAAATGATGCCTATCGTTTCTCAGGCTCTTAGTCGCGGGGCATCTGCACCTCCACCATTTCCTGCTGTAGAACCTCAATCGCAGGGCCAGCTTGATGGGAGGAAGTCAAGTGCAGCTGACAAACCTTGTGATCGTGATTTTcag GATGATATTCAACAAATGGCTCAGAGGATTGAACAATCGAATTCCCCTGGCGATGTCTTCCACACTGTTGCTGAAAATGCAGTTCGGGTATATGGCAATGGAAGGAATGCTGAAGAACTTCTGAATGAGTTGTGTGGTGATGAGGGTCTTGCCAAG GAATACACAGAGATGCTACAGCGGGACGTACATCAAAGATTTCAGGACAAATCTGAGGAGGACAAGAGCTAA